ctccagctgcctttgctgcagctcaaccatacactggagcatactggtttggtcctccagcagcctcagcattgaatcctgcctcctctcatcacgctgccgccacattcgagcttcagccctctcttcagcccgccacttactctcttcagcccgccacctctcctcctggtcattttgtgctttcctgcagtctgacattatttgcctccacgcattcgtctgtgctctgtcagtgtgggaggacagcatgagctcggagaacatttcatctcgagtgcgtttttttttctttctaatcttcactagcctctgggaaggagaagatcctgtgatcattgaaacacatgcagctggtggagaaaaaaaaagggacagcggtatttaaaaagacacattttataaaacactggctacactctttcagggtaaaccttgctgttaacattacatacatagcacatgtgctttcgttacaaggtcgcattttgcctccccccactgcgtggctaccccctcaaccctcccccctccctgtggctaacagcggggaacatttctgttcagccgcaggcaaacagcccagcaggaatgggctcctctgagtgtcccctgaagaaaaacaccctatttcaaccaggtgaccatggattatatctcactctcctgaggataacacagagagataaagaacggatgttgcttgaacgccagcaaacatacactgcaatgctttgttgtacaatgattcccgagtacgtgttactggcctggagtggtaaagtgtcctaccatgaaggacgcaataagtctgcgctccccagaaaccttttgcaaaggctttgggagtatatccaggagagccgcgaatgccagggcaaagtaatcctttcacatgcttgcttttaaaccatgtatagtattttaaaaggtacactcaccggaggtcccttctccgcctgctgggtccaggaggcagccttgggtgggttcagggggtactggctccaggtccagggtgagaaacagttcctggctgtcgggaaaaccggtttctccgcttgcttgctgtgagctatctacaacctcgtcatcatcatcatcttcttcgtccccaaaacctgcttccgtattgcctccatctccattgaaggagtcaaacaacacggctggggtagtggtggctgaaccccctaaaatggcatgcagctcatcatagaagcggcatgtttggggctctgacccggagcggccgttcgcctcactggttttctggtaggcttgcctcagctccttcagtttcacgcggcactgcttcgggtccctgttatggcctctgtccttcatgccctgggagattttgacaaaggttttggcatttcgaaaactggaacggagttctgatagcacggattcctc
The Natator depressus isolate rNatDep1 chromosome 2, rNatDep2.hap1, whole genome shotgun sequence DNA segment above includes these coding regions:
- the LOC141981914 gene encoding uncharacterized protein LOC141981914, whose protein sequence is MQSSSAEVTMMESQNRKRAPAWTEREVRDLIAVWGEESVLSELRSSFRNAKTFVKISQGMKDRGHNRDPKQCRVKLKELRQAYQKTSEANGRSGSEPQTCRFYDELHAILGGSATTTPAVLFDSFNGDGGNTEAGFGDEEDDDDDEVVDSSQQASGETGFPDSQELFLTLDLEPVPPEPTQGCLLDPAGGEGTSAACVSMITGSSPSQRLVKIRKKKKRTRDEMFSELMLSSHTDRAQTNAWRQIMSDCRKAQNDQEERWRAEESKWRAEERAEARMWRQRDERRQDSMLRLLEDQTSMLQCMVELQQRQLEHRLPLQPLCNQPPSSPSSIASTPRRPRTRWGGLRPTSHSTTEDCPKKRRLSFNKF